From one Pararge aegeria chromosome 21, ilParAegt1.1, whole genome shotgun sequence genomic stretch:
- the LOC120633136 gene encoding centromere-associated protein E-like, whose product MLQKWKIILVNWINCYFENETKMKYPFTSECLVNIISLLRENYNLDESISSIDAHTIQEFILKKYPEFRFQNGNLEPVNEEDIYLAASLLLYFVCVNSKDLDIKKAMCNELSTADQEIIMKFSKCLMNCSHISSTDVLTAIAEACGQDAAAANTVLTTVAETPPALRSLHNEVRRLQAALDAERFDRNYLQEELARIHLKMEKLVKDKEQYKQDIVNLKGKLSNCVQDNNVQDPEVANNNLGRLVKQLEQAEQRLVTAQEKLDDMQYERDMFKNKLDELKRERDKWIAISQEETSRALLLADELETERKHIHSLRELVTELRQHNRLNGVNTSQLECDDLDASIRSLHNASVCSEAACAYVVEVQLSEERAKIVVLEQQIKQLQDQLNSSEEEKQNLFKIISEKDTDIFNLKHRINEEIEEKNNLKSRCDDEVTKLNNDVNELEQRLQENGENSRTIIDSKMKEMQILQEEKLSLLQSLTDQTTKLEITERKLKSDIDAEKSSKLKLKEEYENKVMKLNEKVLNRNNELVELQNKICEKGEAIEKLQYDLRQEKELRGDLVNKYNNDVKHWNLQIEAYDTDLRHKNDEISNLKDHIQKCNVYNEQLEKDIDNLSSCLSKCKDDNQVLEDSKAKILIDLQNRESTIVNIQKEKDHLVNEYAEERKSLQYNLDEISATSEALRNQLQNEIQYKISIQNEFELSNNKLTETINNLNGQLTSLKLNCNEVEQSLFSERKVTFKLQEKCEDLNTQIEKLHRDNCEKDNLIKIFKENLDKEKMKYDEVCREKDKVIDILNNKLDSAVTNLNEEITTLKINCHEVEQSLFSERKVVDEFKKTCEELNAQIDILNINNSEKENRISDYEKSLEETKIKCDLVCREKDKVIDMLDTKLKAELAKLNIYNQNLTKDVSDKRDIIINLENDMAKLFQQCEEFKNTIDELKITIDGKTKAYDHLQEKYTEETTTLIIKLAEMDKSLKEMRMKFNNTVEAKELEIDILKTNIDKLQLSQQQESEKSCAAEKEKAILLQRLNDVNTSKKECETEYLNKYDLLNSLNAQLKEDIIRKNTEISDLNTTLLLSTKTNEAKVEEIISLKNITNQAIQNTKDITIEKGQEIEKLTETNKHLDLLVLQSGKELKAVMENNTQVVEGLKKENVQWHCTLEASISNHELMLKEKNAMIEDLEARFKSATDSLNLLQQEYENHKFQWEKLKNVLQEEVDVKSTEVIQFTNKVISAESKIRNLETQLHISNNEKVELTEQVNSLRKTYTESAHTNDNLKKSLLTEKAMKNDIEIEKQNLIKEKEYFLQKISANESAYRKISSEKDSLLNEKAILVQELMEEKSVRQIADEGKGALYVEKQRLNLQLQEVENMKNTLLQEKECLTQQLVEERLAKDLAEQEKKNIIEVNVRLEDKLSADTLLRAEIQRKQDSLLEELQNLQKEYTMLTSENALLKTEMEMLNKSYTELKASLEELTLERTDLLEKNSDFNKMLDSEIADKREKIENFTISYEQLKSDYNSIKEDKQNVCTILNSGINKVLDVIKKDNTCNDILCKYDNILADDASVIEKCNVVFKILNNLVSQLRLKNNLEKALEEESTVVKEISDIVKAKETQITQLQDEVQTMEKAVHDTKADLIKQNEKHIVHLETKETVIQHLQLENQTLRNELNDVKIQLEVKVHSLKEKLIDNENLTDKLKKTYECQIDNLNMMITKLTNYLKEKTAEIESLRNEKERFQHIIEENNASIKTLEEELKIQKQNQEKLINDFESERLVLKNMVTVTESIMEDQKVSLSKIIAENTQANQILEDEVRNLKESIEKEKECAQMKLQDKGEAFNTVFKELTDLRKEKETMEKEFISEKELFKNEVTNLKEDVSEKTSKIDALTSEIKETLGKLKEQTEGIILLEERNNEWKIKNDTLEVEFGDKVEKLQDDLNKQCKFTKELEISLKDKQKENAELNEIINKLKIDLATLEKDKLRIENEKANLCKIIDELNSALERRVKENSTLVTQSKKEILELSNVNEDLKSKITELQSEIQKFEEHAQEKVNIINKCSILEEYQMKAEIELEVRAKEINSLEDKVKTLKSDMERNVSKSDQLIEELNRQKDSTIKKFNKELIDEKKSLEDASKLLQVKDSEIQALRRKLDEIKIKEETINILKNENEKLVKAIEQRETFAVAHQENSSTQYPRQVEHEHLQKQGDTTTTTDYSSMESYKTISDLEKIIQDKNRTITTLQNDITYLKSLVADSENKYLDVAKDLDMSKENCQQLSSQLKKIVYQKNEEIADLKRQVIKMSATENRASQIIKVSAKYQAIILKRIAEIKSNTVLKELTNFGNTNCDSDLRKSLTAGTITMEDLENFLETTERHIRRCSEKQIALQKERDRLFEVNRINESEIINMRKFLAELSVSIKTFNSVRELYTQRLSRVVSVQRTVRREILSLDGRITEAAMGKLERGYSAVMQDLSECAMNLERWIERCVSRTISSEKIKQAFTSEDERASLSSASFQNAGLDVQLEELQNSFQKLLVEVARAQNEDAKDAQSVTVMEVRAEYEDKLNRMKAKMKQLYLEQIALFKEKQNDEIIRLETELKNTRNKLQECEKHIKSLTTELWNIGEKYVMQKDEADWLRKKQQSGSLMSLQHVHSSGLVPPQRERGRPSDTHSLRSLPVNTNNNTKEGRGLHMSDEEGEVFDNRCLRELAVTPRRESAVPPGQRISELRYRNSLCPPHLKSSYPAETQFAPAIQEEDIKCAGSTSMSLGGRQRKEVGIIAYKKPGPPTPSKQAGRLSATDSELRESLRIEVDPSASRKTSTPSRIRSLFRSAKNDTTEGTPRSRRLSNIFRKK is encoded by the exons aAGCCTGCGGGCAGGATGCAGCGGCCGCCAATACAGTGCTGACTACAGTAGCGGAAACACCGCCCGCGCTCCGCTCACTTCACAATGAAGTGCGGCGTCTGCAGGCTGCGCTGGACGCGGAAAGGTTCGATAGGAACTATCTTCAGGAGGAGCTCGCTAGAATACACTTGAAAATGGAGAAACTTG TGAAAGATAAGGAGCAGTACAAACAGGACATAGTGAACCTAAAAGGGAAACTATCTAATTGTGTGCAAGATAACAATGTTCAAGATCCCGAAGTGGCCAATAACAACTTGGGGAGGCTGGTCAAACAGTTGGAGCAGGCGGAACAGCGTCTGGTTACGGCGCAAGAAAAGTTGGATGATATGCAATATGAGAGGgacatgtttaaaaataag CTAGACGAACTAAAACGTGAGCGTGACAAATGGATAGCAATAAGCCAGGAGGAAACATCCAGAGCATTACTGCTAGCAGATGAGTTGGAGACGGAGCGAAAACACATTCATTCCTTGAGAGAACTTGTTACTGAGTTGAGGCAACACAACCGGCTCAACGGCGTCAATACTAGTCAGTTGGAATGCGACGATCTTGATGCTAGTATCAGATCGCTGCACAATGCCT CTGTTTGTAGTGAAGCTGCTTGTGCCTATGTTGTAGAAGTACAGCTGAGTGAAGAGCGTGCTAAAATTGTCGTTCTGGAACAACAGATTAAACAGTTACAG gatCAACTGAATAGCTCTGaggaagaaaaacaaaacttgtTTAAAATAATCTCTGAAAAAGATactgatatatttaatttaaaacaccgTATTAATGAGGAGATTGAagaaaagaataatttaaaatctcGCTGTGATGATGAAGTCACTAAATTAAACAATGATGTTAATGAGCTGGAGCAAAGGCTACAAGAAAACGGGGAAAATTCAAGGACAATCATTGATTCAAAGATGAAAGAAATGCAAATTTTACAAGAAGAGAAACTATCTCTTCTGCAAAGCCTAACTGACCAAACTACAAAACTTGAAATTACAGAACGAAAATTGAAATCTGACATTGACGCCGAAAAATCAtcaaaacttaaacttaaagaaGAGTATGAGAATAAAGTAATGAAGTTGAATGAAAAAGTATTGAATAGAAATAATGAATTAGTTGAACTGCAAAACAAAATATGTGAAAAAGGCGAAGCAATAGAGAAATTACAGTATGATTTGAGACAGGAAAAGGAATTGCGGGGTGATCTTGTTAACAAATACAACAATGATGTTAAGCATTGGAATTTACAAATTGAAGCATATGATACAGATTTGAGGCACAAAAACGATGAAATTTCTAATTTAAAAGACCATAtacaaaaatgtaatgtatacAATGAACAACTGGAGAAAGATATAGATAATCTTAGTTCTTGTCTTTCGAAATGCAAAGATGATAACCAAGTTTTAGAGGATTCTAAGGCAAAGATCTTAATTGACTTACAAAATAGGGAATCTACAATTGTGAAtattcaaaaagaaaaagatcATCTTGTAAATGAGTATGCTGAGGAAAGAAAAAGTTTGCAGTATAATTTAGATGAAATAAGTGCTACATCGGAAGCTTTAAGAAATCAATTACAAAATGAGATTCAATATAAGATAAGCATACAAAATGAATTTGAACTCagtaataacaaattaacagaaacaataaataacttGAATGGCCAGCTAACTTCATTAAAATTGAATTGCAATGAAGTCGAACAAAGTTTATTCAGTGAAAGGAAAGTAACTTTTAAATTACAGGAAAAATGTGAAGATTTGAATACACAAATTGAGAAATTGCATAGAGATAATTGTGAAAAAGATAACTTGATCAAGATTTTCAAAGAAAATCTAGATAAGGAAAAAATGAAATATGATGAAGTGTGTCGGGAGAAAGATAAAGTTATTGacatattaaataacaaattagaTTCAGCAGTTACAAACCTAAATGAAGAGAtaactacattaaaaataaattgccatGAAGTGGAACAAAGTTTATTCAGCGAAAGGAAAGTTGTTGACGAATTCAAGAAAACTTGCGAAGAATTGAATGCACAGATtgatatattgaatattaataattctgAGAAAGAAAACAGGATTTCAGATTACGAAAAATCTCTAGAAGAGACAAAAATCAAATGCGACTTAGTGTGCCGAGAGAAAGATAAAGTTATTGATATGTTAGATACTAAATTAAAGGCTGAACTTgcgaaattaaatatatataaccaaaatttaacaaaagacGTTAGTGATAAGCGTGATATTATTATCAACTTAGAAAACGATATGGCTAAACTATTTCAACAATgtgaagaatttaaaaata CCATTGATGAACTTAAAATTACCATTGATGGAAAAACAAAGGCTTATGATCATCTTCAAGaaaaatatacagaagaaactactacattaataattaaattagccGAAATGGACAAGTCCCTAAAAGAAATGCGAATGAAGTTCAACAATACTGTAGAAGctaaagaattagaaatagatattttaaaaacgaatATTGACAAGTTGCAACTATCCCAACAACAAGAAAGTGAAAAATCTTGTGCCGCTGAAAAAGAGAAGGCGATCCTTCTACAACGGTTAAATGACGTTAACACTTCTAAAAAAGAATGTGAAACAgagtatttgaataaatatgatCTTCTGAATTCATTAAACGCCCAACTGAAAGAAGACATCATAAggaaaaatacagaaattagtGACTTGAATACTACATTACTGCTTTCGACAAAGACGAATGAAGCCAAAGTTGAAG aaataatatctttaaaaaatatcacaaatCAAGCTATACAAAACACTAAGGATATTACAATTGAAAAAGGTCAAGAAATCGAAAAGTTAactgaaacaaataaacatttagATCTTTTGGTTCTTCAGTCAGGAAAAGAACTGAAGGCAGTTATGGAAAACAATACACAGGTGGTGGAGggtttaaaaaaggaaaatgttCAATGGCATTGCACTTTAGAAGCAAGTATCAGTAATCATGAACTGATGCTTAAAGAAAAGAATGCTATGATTGAAGATTTGGAAGCACGATTTAAAAGTGCTACAGACAGTTTAAACCTATTACAGCAAGAATACGAAAATCATAAATTTCaatgggaaaaattaaaaaatgtactgCAAGAGGAAGTTGATGTTAAGTCAACTGAGGTTATTCAGTTCACTAACAAAGTAATATCAGCTGAATCTAAAATACGTAATTTGGAAACCCAACTACATATTTCTAACAACGAGAAAGTTGAATTGACTGAACAAGTTAATTCACTACGTAAAACTTATACCGAAAGTGCACATACTAATGATAACTTAAAGAAAAGTCTTTTAACGGAAAAGGCTATGAAAAATGACATTGAAATTGAGAAACAGAATTTGATTAAAGAAAAGGAATATTTCTTACAGAAAATTTCTGCCAATGAGagtgcttatagaaaaatttcATCAGAAAAAGACAGTTTGTTGAACGAGAAAGCAATTTTAGTTCAAGAGCTTATGGAAGAAAAATCTGTGAGGCAAATAGCGGATGAAGGGAAGGGTGCTCTTTATGTTGAAAAACAGCGATTAAACCTTCAGTTACAAGAAgttgaaaatatgaaaaatactttattgcaagaAAAAGAATGCCTTACACAACAACTCGTTGAAGAAAGGCTTGCTAAGGACTTGGCTGAAcaggaaaagaaaaatataattgaagTAAACGTAAGGTTGGAAGACAAATTATCAGCAGATACATTGTTGAGAGCtgaaatacaaagaaaacaagACAGTCTCTTAGAAGAATTACAAAATCTGCAAAAAGAATACACAATGCTCACAAGCGAAAATGCCTTGCTTAAAACTGAAATGGAAATGCTTAATAAATCTTACACAGAATTAAAAGCATCACTTGAAGAACTGACATTAGAGAGAACTGATTTACTGGAAAAAAATTCGgactttaataaaatgttggaTTCAGAAATAGCTGACAAGAGAGAAAAAATTGAGAATTTCACTATCAGTTATGAACAATTGAAATCTGACTATAATT ccATAAAAGAAGATAAGCAAAATGTTTGCACTATTTTAAATAGTGGTATAAACAAAGTGCTTGATGTCATAAAGAAAGATAACACCTGCAatgatattttatgtaaatatgatAACATCCTAGCAGACGATGCAAGCGTTATAGAGAAGTGTAATGTTGTTTTTAAGAttcttaataatttagtttctCAATTgagattgaaaaataatttggaGAAAGCATTAGAGGAAGAAAGTACAGTTGTTAAAGAAATATCAGATATAGTAAAGGCGAAGGAAACACAAATAACTCAACTTCAGGACGAAGTTCAGACTATGGAAAAAGCTGTGCACGATACAAAAGCTG ATTTGATAAAACAGAACGAAAAGCATATCGTACATTTAGAGACCAAAGAAACAGTCATACAGCACCTGCAGCTAGAAAACCAAACGCTTCGCAACGAGTTAAATGATGTCAAGATACAGTTAGAGGTAAAAGTGCACTCCCTCAAGGAGAAACTGATTGACAATGAAAATTTGACCGACAAATTGAAGAAAACTTACGAATGTCAGATTGATAACTTGAATATGATGATTACGAAGTTGACGAATTATTTGAAAGAGAAAACAGCGGAAATCGAATCTTTGAGAAATGAGAAAGAAAGGTTCCAACACATTATAGAAGAAAATAATGCCT CAATCAAGACCTTAGAAGAAGAGTTAAAAATCCAAAAACAGAATCAAGAGAAACTAATAAACGACTTCGAATCCGAAAGACTTGTTCTTAAGAATATGGTTACTGTGACAGAGTCTATCATGGAAGATCAAAAAGTCAGCCTTAGTAAAATAATTGCTGAAAATACACAAGCTAATCAGATACTAGAAGACGAGGTTAGAAATTTGAAAGAAAGcattgaaaaagaaaaagaatgtGCTCAAATGAAGCTACAAGATAAAGGTGAAGCATTTAACACTGTTTTTAAAGAACTAACCGATTTGcgcaaagaaaaagaaacaatgGAGAAAGAGTTTATTTCTGAAAAGGAGCTATTTAAGAATGAAGTTACGAACTTAAAAGAAGATGTGTCAGAGAAAACAAGTAAAATAGACGCGTTGACATCCGAAATAAAGGAGACTCTTGGAAAATTGAAAGAACAAACTGAAG GGATTATTTTATTAGAAGAGAGAAATAACGAATGGAAGATCAAAAATGATACTCTAGAAGTTGAATTTGGCGATAAAGTCGAGAAATTACAAGACGATTTAAACAAACAATGTAAATTTACTAAAGAATTAGAAATTTCACTCAaagataaacaaaaagaaaatgctgaattaaatgaaattataaataaacttaaaattgatTTAGCCACTTTGGAAAAAGACAAGCTGAGAATCGAGAATGAAAAAGCAAATCTTTGCAAAATAATTGACGAATTAAATTCAGCACTTGAAAGACGTGTAAAAGAAAACAGCACATTAGTGACACAATCAAAGAAAGAAATCTTAGAACTAAGCAATGTAAATGAAGATTTGAAGTCAA aaataacagAATTACAATCAGAAATACAAAAGTTTGAAGAACATGCTcaagaaaaagtaaatattattaacaaatgtTCTATCCTTGAAGAATATCAGATGAAAGCTGAAATAGAATTAGAAGTGCGAGCGAAAGAAATCAATTCACTTGAAGATAAAGTAAAGACTTTAAAATCAGACATGGAACGCAATGTAAGTAAAAGTGATCAATTAATTGAAGAGCTAAATAGGCAAAAGGATTCAACgataaagaaatttaataaagaattaattgatgaaaaaaaaagtttggaagACGCATCAAAACTACTTCAAGTTAAGGATTCTGAAATTCAAGCCTTAAGAAGAAAGTTggacgaaataaaaattaaagaggaaactattaatattttaaaaaacgaaaacgaaaaattgGTTAAAGCTATAGAACAAAGGGAGACGT ttgctGTTGCGCATCAAGAAAATTCGAGCACACAATATCCGAGGCAAGTTGAGCATGAGCACCTTCAGAAACAGGGAGATACCACTACTACTACTGATTATTCATCTATGGAGAGCTATAAGACCATTTCTGATctagaaaaaataatacaagaCAAAAATAGGACAATAACCACCCTACAAAATGATATCACATACCTTAAATCTCTAGTAGCTGATTCGGAAAACAAATACCTGGACGTAGCCAAGGATCTGGATATGAGCAAGGAAAACTGCCAACAGCTGTCCAgtcaactaaaaaaaatcgtttaccAGAAGAATGAAGAAATCGCGGATCTCAAAAGGCAAGTCATAAAAATGAGCGCAACAGAAAACCGTGCGTCACAAATAATCAAAGTATCCGCTAAATACCAAGCTATTATATTGAAGAGGATCGCAGAAATAAAGTCTAATACGGTATTAAAGGAATTGACGAATTTTGGGAATACTAATTGCGACAGCGATCTACGAAAGAGCCTGACTGCAGGAACGATAACTATGGAAGATCTCGAGAACTTCCTCGAAACAACCGAGAGGCACATACGACGTTGCTCCGAAAAGCAGATCGCATTGCAAAAAGAGAGGGACAGACTGTTTGAAGTGAACAGGATAAATGaatctgaaataataaacatgagAAAGTTCCTAGCAGAGCTGTCGGTTAGCATCAAGACATTTAATTCAGTTCGGGAATTGTACACGCAAAGGTTGAGTCGAGTGGTTTCCGTACAAAGGACGGTCAGGCGGGAGATATTGAGCCTAGATGGACGTATTACTGAAGCAGCCATGGGAAAACTGGAGAGGGGCTATTCTGCCGTAATGCAGGATTTGTCAGAGTGTGCAATGAACTTAGAAAGGTGGATTGAACGCTGTGTGTCAAGGACGATATCTTCGGAGAAAATTAAGCAAGCCTTCACCTCTGAAGACGAGCGCGCGTCCCTCTCTTCTGCAAGTTTCCAGAACGCTGGTCTCGATGTCCAGTTGGAAGAGTTACAGAACTCATTCCAGAAACTTCTGGTAGAAGTTGCGCGCGCACAAAACGAAGACGCGAAAGACGCCCAATCCGTAACTGTTATGGAGGTTCGGGCGGAATACGAGGATAAACTCAACAGGATGAAGGCAAAAATG AAACAATTGTACCTAGAGCAAATAGCGTTATTCAAGGAGAAACAGAACGACGAGATAATCAGGTTGGAGACGGAGTTAAAGAATACCCGGAACAAATTGCAAGAATGCGAGAAACACATCAAGTCTTTGACTACTGAGCTTTGGAACATTGGGGAAAAGTACGTTATGCAGAAAGACGAAGCGGATTGGTTGAGGAAGAAACAACAATCGGGATCCCTTATGTCCTTGCAGCATGTGCATTCG TCAGGCCTAGTCCCTCCGCAAAGGGAGCGCGGACGTCCCTCCGACACACACTCCCTACGCTCGCTGCCCGTCAACACTAATAATAACACGAAAG AAGGTCGCGGCTTACACATGTCGGACGAGGAGGGTGAGGTGTTTGACAATCGCTGTCTGCGGGAGCTGGCAGTCACGCCGCGCCGTGAGAGTGCGGTCCCGCCCGGGCAGCGAATCTCGGAACTACGGTACAGGAACTCCCTGTGCCCACCGCACCTGAAAAGCTCCTACCCTGCCGAGACGCAATTCGCGCCCGCCATACAAGAAGAGGACATTAAG tGTGCCGGTAGCACGAGTATGTCGCTCGGTGGGAGACAAAGGAAAGAGGTTGGGATTATCGCCTACAAGAAGCCAGGACCGCCCACCCCTAGCAAGCAAGCTGGGCGACTGTCTGCCACG GATTCCGAACTACGTGAATCTTTACGCATCGAAGTCGACCCGTCCGCTTCCCGCAAGACTAGCACGCCGTCCAGAATCCGCTCGCTTTTCCGCTCCGCCAAGAATGACACCACTGAA GGTACACCGCGCAGTAGAAGATTAAGCAATATATTCAGAAAGAAGTAA
- the LOC120633137 gene encoding piggyBac transposable element-derived protein 4-like: MESNVRNTTPPEWEATQPIVGMEIQISPNGSLYARPDKTVYMEKSLSGSLHVLRTTANVEESSERPRIRRRLDLNSSPDLDAPGPSNEVGSQLLRTKANVEESSEAPRIWRRVDLNFSPDPDVPGPSNEPVRNVARESYEMQQLRMLNFEDESDSVSPIPSHEVVNTYLTSELAEALAVDSGSEDDEEDDLDENDLRRILEIEEEGEEIEERGEEEVMLNYDFTWSQNFEEFTGTEERFEVQPGPTVQEDTPIKIFKSIWDRSVMEKIVKETNYYAWQKIAAAAEVEDGIKPKSRLYQWEDTTVEELYKFFGIMIYMGICYRSRIDEYWTTGILGMPEFRKLMSKNRFLLLLRFLHFVDNDELGPNIRGYERKVSKVVNIVEHCNKKFGEIYIPHRAISIDESLLLWKGRLSWIQCIRSKAARFGIKTYELCEAETGYLVKLYIYAGKGENSEPIHGFTGATSKVVLKLIEDYLGKGYCLYMDNFFNSVSLTRFLKHNHTDVVGVLNRRRVDTPSDIKNLSERQLQRGQIVSRHCGDVAVTVWRDVKLVTTISTFHKPETAPGRRAGVTYEKPIAVHSYNKYMGGVDLKDQKLSMYLLERKRGLKWYLKVFRRLLNCSILNSYIIHKCRSAANYSHRKFRLILADALCKEHNKIQRIRPNTSVSSGDNSRSCNGHVPDYIPVDTTNRTNKRQNRQKRGRCVQCLANKQRKETNIICSQCKVFLCVGQCWRTYHEL; this comes from the exons atgGAATCAAATGTGAGGAATACTACACCACCTGAGTGGGAAGCAACTCAACCCATTGTGGGTATGGAAATACAGATTTCGCCCAACGGTTCTTTGTATGCACGACCTGATAAAACCGTATATATGGAAAAATCCCTATCCGGATCATTACAT GTACTGAGAACGACAGCCAATGTCGAAGAATCCTCTGAACGACCTCGAATCCGGAGGAGGTTAGATTTAAATTCTTCACCTGATCTTGACGCTCCTGGGCCCTCAAATGAGGTTGGCAGCCAATTACTGAGAACAAAAGCCAATGTCGAAGAATCCTCTGAAGCACCTCGAATTTGGAGGAGGgtagatttaaatttttcacctgATCCTGACGTTCCTGGGCCCTCAAATGAG CCAGTGCGGAATGTGGCAAGAGAGTCTTACGAGATGCAGCAACTCAGAATGTTAAATTTTGAAGATGAAAGCGATTCTGTTTCACCTATACCCTCTCATGAG GTCGTAAATACATATCTGACGTCTGAACTAGCTGAGGCTTTGGCAGTCGATTCAGGAAGTGAAGATGACGAAGAAGACGATCTTGATGAAAATGATTTACGCAGGATTTtggaaatagaagaagaagggGAAGAAATAGAAGAAAGAGGGGAAGAGGAAGTTATGTTAAATTATGATTTCACGTGGTCTCAAAATTTCGAAGAATTTACTGGTACAGAAGAGAGATTTGAAGTACAGCCAGGACCCACAGTGCAGGAAGATActccaattaaaatatttaaatccatCTGGGATAGGTCTGTAATGGAAAAAATTGTCAAAGAAACTAACTACTACGCATGGCAAAAAATTGCTGCTGCCGCCGAAGTCGAGGATGGTATTAAACCTAAATCCCGTCTCTATCAGTGGGAAGACACAACAGTAGAGGAGTTATACAAATTTTTCGGAATTATGATTTATATGGGAATATGCTACAGAAGCAGAATTGACGAGTACTGGACTACAGGCATACTAGGCATGCCAGAATTTAGAAAGCTAATGAGCAAAAACAGGTTCCTCTTACTGTTACGGTTTTTACATTTTGTTGACAACGATGAACTCGGTCCTAATATTCGCGGGTATGAGCGAAAGGTATCTAAAGTTGTTAATATTGTGGAACACTGCAACAAAAAATTTGGAGAAATATATATCCCACACAGAGCCATAAGTATTGACGAGTCGCTGCTGCTGTGGAAGGGACGCCTGAGTTGGATTCAGTGCATTCGTTCTAAGGCAGCACGATTCGGTATTAAAACTTATGAGCTCTGTGAGGCGGAAACCGGATATCTggtaaaattatacatatatgcaGGTAAAGGTGAAAATTCTGAACCTATACATGGCTTTACTGGCGCAACTTCAAAAGTCGTCCTCAAATTGATAGAAGATTATCTAGGAAAAGGCTATTGTCTATACatggacaatttttttaattccgttaGTCTTACACGGTTCCTGAAGCATAACCACACCGACGTTGTCGGAGTGTTAAATCGACGAAGAGTCGACACTCCGTCAGATATCAAAAACTTAAGCGAAAGACAATTGCAGCGGGGGCAGATTGTCTCTCGCCACTGTGGTGACGTAGCAGTAACGGTTTGGAGAGATGTCAAGCTTGTGACCACAATATCTACGTTTCATAAGCCCGAAACTGCTCCAGGCCGCCGAGCAGGAGTCACTTACGAAAAACCCATTGCAGTCcacagttataataaatacatgggGGGCGTGGACTTAAAAGACCAGAAGCTCTCCATGTATTTATTAGAACGAAAACGAGGGCTAAAATGGTATTTGAAAGTTTTTCGGCGCCTGCTGAACTGCAGTATTCTAAACAGTTATATCATACATAAATGTCGCAGCGCAGCAAATTACAGTCACAGGAAATTTCGTTTAATTCTAGCAGATGCACTCTGTAaggaacataataaaatacagcgCATAAGGCCTAATACCAGTGTGTCGTCCGGAGATAACAGTCGAAGCTGTAATGGACATGTCCCAGACTACATACCAGTTGACACAACAAACCGGACTAATAAACGTCAAAATCGCCAGAAACGAGGACGTTGTGTGCAATGCCTAGCTAACAAACAACGAAAGGAAACAAACATAATTTGCTCGCAGTGtaaagtgttcctgtgtgtagGCCAATGTTGGCGTACCTATCACGAATTATGA